In Pseudomonas sp. Leaf58, one DNA window encodes the following:
- the mcpP gene encoding methyl-accepting chemotaxis protein McpP encodes MQTLRSMSISRRLWLILVVAVAMQVVLGLLMLRQIHGDLYQAKAEKTRHVVQTAAGVLAYYQGLEASGTLSREAAQQQALQVVRALRYDHDDYFWINDLGPKMIMHPANPKLDGQDLSAIRDPDGFAVFNEMVGLARQQDAGPVNYRWPKPGASEPVAKTSYIQLFKPWGWIIGSGVYVDDVQAEFARQLRDASLLGVGIAVLMALVVLLIARSIARPLQEAVQAMGNIASGESDLTRRLDTHGRDEISHLGAHFNRFNGKLQGVVGQLQGAAHALAQSAGHVGDNAGAAQQHSAQQSLQMDQVATAVNEVTYAVQDVAKTAEQAAGEMRTAQQQVAHGQEAIHGSLAQIDRLSLTIDQAVQVIRDLAGHSTRIGGVLDVIRSIAEQTNLLALNAAIEAARAGEQGRGFAVVADEVRLLAQRTAQSTAEIHTMIEHLQSQSDAAVRAIDTSSEASRQTVEQAREAGASLDAINQALHNLTALNASIASATLQQAHVVEEINRNVLDTAGLSQQTANAARQSSDAGVALGQLSEELEQLLRQFRV; translated from the coding sequence ATGCAAACCCTGAGATCGATGTCTATCAGCCGTCGCCTGTGGCTGATCCTGGTGGTGGCGGTGGCGATGCAGGTGGTGTTGGGCCTGTTGATGCTGCGCCAGATCCACGGTGACCTGTACCAGGCCAAAGCGGAAAAAACCCGCCACGTGGTGCAAACCGCAGCCGGTGTGCTGGCCTATTACCAAGGCCTGGAGGCAAGCGGCACACTCAGCCGCGAGGCCGCCCAGCAACAGGCCCTGCAAGTGGTGCGCGCGCTGCGCTACGACCACGACGATTACTTCTGGATCAACGACCTGGGGCCGAAGATGATCATGCATCCGGCCAACCCCAAGCTCGACGGCCAGGACCTGTCGGCCATCCGCGACCCCGACGGGTTTGCCGTGTTCAACGAGATGGTCGGCCTGGCCCGTCAGCAAGACGCAGGGCCAGTCAACTACCGTTGGCCCAAGCCCGGTGCCAGCGAGCCGGTGGCCAAGACCTCTTATATCCAGCTGTTCAAGCCTTGGGGCTGGATTATCGGCTCGGGCGTTTACGTCGATGATGTACAAGCCGAATTCGCCCGCCAGTTGCGCGACGCCTCGCTGCTGGGCGTGGGCATTGCCGTGTTGATGGCGCTGGTGGTCCTGCTGATTGCCCGTAGCATCGCCCGCCCGTTGCAGGAGGCCGTGCAAGCCATGGGCAACATCGCCAGTGGCGAAAGCGACCTGACCCGGCGCCTGGACACCCATGGCCGTGATGAGATCAGCCACCTGGGCGCGCACTTCAACCGTTTCAACGGCAAGCTGCAAGGCGTGGTCGGCCAGTTGCAAGGGGCGGCGCACGCCCTGGCCCAGTCCGCCGGGCATGTGGGCGATAACGCCGGCGCCGCGCAACAGCACAGTGCCCAGCAATCGCTACAAATGGACCAGGTGGCCACGGCGGTCAACGAAGTGACGTACGCCGTGCAGGACGTGGCCAAGACCGCCGAGCAGGCCGCCGGGGAAATGCGCACCGCGCAACAGCAAGTGGCACACGGCCAGGAGGCCATTCACGGCAGCCTGGCGCAAATCGACCGGCTGTCGCTGACCATCGACCAGGCGGTGCAGGTGATCCGTGACCTAGCCGGGCACAGCACGCGCATCGGTGGCGTGCTCGACGTAATCCGCTCCATCGCCGAGCAGACCAACCTGCTGGCGCTGAACGCGGCCATCGAGGCGGCACGGGCCGGCGAGCAAGGCCGCGGCTTTGCCGTGGTCGCCGACGAGGTGCGCCTGCTGGCCCAGCGCACGGCGCAGTCGACGGCCGAGATCCACACCATGATCGAGCACCTGCAAAGCCAGTCGGATGCAGCGGTCAGGGCCATCGACACCAGCAGCGAGGCCTCGCGCCAAACCGTCGAACAAGCCCGCGAAGCGGGTGCCAGCCTGGATGCGATCAACCAAGCGCTGCACAACCTCACCGCATTGAATGCCTCCATTGCCAGCGCTACCTTGCAGCAGGCGCATGTGGTCGAGGAAATCAACCGCAATGTACTGGATACCGCCGGGTTGTCCCAGCAGACCGCCAATGCGGCGCGCCAGTCCAGTGATGCCGGGGTGGCGTTGGGGCAGTTGAGCGAAGAGCTGGAACAGTTGCTGCGCCAGTTCCGGGTGTAA
- the pnuC gene encoding nicotinamide riboside transporter PnuC, with amino-acid sequence MSGLELIAAVLGVTAVWLTVKQNAWCWPIGLVMVLIYGWLFYEVKLYSGMLLQLAYAILQVYGWWQWKRPGHAADARQVSRLQRPALFTGLAAGALLSAALGTAMANWTDAALPWLDATLTGFSLVAQLWMAQKRLQCWPLWVVVDIVYVGQYLHQQLYFTAGFFAVLTLIAVRGWLEWRRDPALVRP; translated from the coding sequence ATGTCCGGCCTTGAACTCATCGCCGCCGTCCTCGGCGTCACCGCTGTCTGGCTAACGGTCAAGCAGAACGCCTGGTGCTGGCCGATCGGCTTGGTCATGGTGCTGATCTATGGCTGGCTGTTCTACGAGGTAAAGCTGTATTCAGGCATGCTGCTGCAACTGGCCTACGCCATCTTGCAGGTATACGGCTGGTGGCAATGGAAACGCCCCGGCCATGCAGCAGACGCCCGCCAGGTGTCGCGCCTGCAGCGCCCGGCATTGTTCACCGGCCTGGCCGCCGGGGCGCTACTGAGTGCGGCCTTGGGCACGGCCATGGCCAACTGGACCGATGCCGCCCTGCCCTGGCTGGACGCCACCCTGACCGGCTTCAGCCTGGTGGCGCAACTGTGGATGGCGCAGAAGCGCCTGCAGTGCTGGCCGCTGTGGGTGGTGGTGGACATCGTCTACGTCGGCCAATACCTGCACCAGCAGTTGTACTTCACCGCAGGCTTCTTTGCTGTGCTTACCCTGATTGCCGTGCGCGGCTGGCTGGAGTGGCGCCGTGACCCGGCGTTGGTGCGGCCATGA
- a CDS encoding AAA family ATPase produces MSAQQAMKVLVLCGPESSGKSWLSGVIQAHFGGVVVAEYVRHFIDQEGRDTCYADVPTIARGQLAWEDHAREQAPPLLILDTHLLSNMLWSQALFNDCPAWLEQALLARHYHLHLLLSPQGVDWVADGQRSQPKLDDRQRFFDDSLLWLKQHKQAYKIIEGNWPQRQLLALQTVSTLLDSYTPALPSDC; encoded by the coding sequence ATGAGTGCGCAACAGGCCATGAAAGTGCTGGTACTGTGCGGGCCGGAATCCAGCGGCAAAAGCTGGCTCAGCGGGGTGATCCAGGCGCATTTCGGCGGCGTGGTCGTGGCCGAGTACGTGCGCCACTTCATCGATCAGGAAGGCCGCGACACCTGCTACGCCGATGTGCCCACCATCGCCCGCGGCCAACTGGCCTGGGAAGACCACGCCCGCGAGCAGGCGCCGCCGCTGCTAATCCTCGACACCCACCTGCTCAGCAATATGCTCTGGAGCCAGGCCCTGTTCAATGATTGCCCGGCCTGGTTGGAACAGGCGTTGCTGGCGCGGCATTACCACCTGCACCTGTTGCTTAGCCCACAAGGCGTGGATTGGGTTGCCGATGGCCAGCGCAGCCAGCCCAAATTGGACGACCGCCAGCGCTTTTTCGACGACAGCCTGCTGTGGCTAAAACAGCATAAACAGGCGTACAAAATAATTGAGGGCAATTGGCCACAGCGCCAGTTGCTGGCCCTGCAAACAGTGTCTACGCTCCTTGATAGCTATACGCCAGCCCTGCCCTCCGACTGTTAA
- a CDS encoding C39 family peptidase — protein MRIIALAFLLCLASVSEAAQMPLSVLPGGGVVFKPLQSVRERKFADLVQQKTDFSCGAAALATILRQAYWLDVDEQHIIEGMLAHADQDLVRTQGFSMLDMKRYVESLGMRARGYRVAADTLHNVRIPVVVLMDVRGYKHFVVLQKVDKGWVYVGDPVLGHKRYKVEDFLKGWNGIIFAVIGQGYDKNNVLLDPPLPLTAKGRVNNFTPVQDAELLDFGFIKSDFF, from the coding sequence ATGCGCATTATCGCCTTGGCGTTTTTGCTGTGCCTGGCCAGCGTGAGCGAAGCTGCACAAATGCCGCTGTCAGTCCTGCCGGGCGGCGGTGTGGTGTTCAAACCCCTGCAGAGCGTACGCGAGCGCAAGTTCGCCGATTTGGTGCAACAGAAAACCGACTTCAGCTGCGGCGCCGCCGCACTGGCCACCATCTTGCGCCAGGCCTACTGGCTGGATGTCGACGAACAACACATCATCGAAGGCATGCTGGCTCACGCCGACCAGGACTTGGTACGCACCCAAGGCTTCTCGATGCTCGACATGAAACGCTACGTGGAAAGCTTGGGGATGCGAGCCCGCGGCTACCGGGTAGCGGCCGATACCCTGCACAACGTGCGTATCCCGGTGGTGGTGCTGATGGATGTGCGCGGCTACAAACATTTCGTGGTCCTGCAGAAAGTCGACAAGGGTTGGGTGTATGTCGGCGACCCGGTGCTGGGCCACAAGCGCTACAAGGTCGAGGACTTCCTCAAAGGTTGGAACGGCATCATCTTCGCCGTCATCGGCCAGGGCTATGACAAGAACAATGTGTTGCTTGACCCGCCGCTGCCGCTAACCGCCAAAGGCCGAGTGAACAACTTTACGCCCGTCCAGGACGCAGAATTGCTGGACTTCGGTTTCATCAAAAGCGACTTCTTCTAA
- a CDS encoding LTA synthase family protein — translation MKNLSDHSRVRLVALASLVLVIPLGTRAMLGWSNPLGYLSDLALGSLLVLLLHRRPWWLALPVLLAWAALWVASAELVSAVGRLPTSADLAYLADPQFMENSTGGGLAHAWLPWALGDGLLAWLAIAWRSRAHRGQALPRKAWAVPLLLFGTHWGSQQLAPSDADQWRQYNLTHQLLSASAGNLQRQVEGWLGQTQTFTPLPSSGLTQSDLHGQRLLAGPGNARNLLLITVEGIPGAYLQANRQALHSRFDENLMPKLSQWAERGMNTPDYVLHTHQTIRGLYAMLCGDYDKLANGTPKGVELLTQNERNQACLPAQLRQAGFTTHYLQGAGLRFMAKDRIMPHIGFDAVHGLEWFSNQNYLDFPWGKDDRAFFEGALDYVGQLQKQGQPWMLTLLTVGTHQPYSAPAEYLERFDTPKQAAVAYLDDALGAFLDNLERQGVLKDTLVVVTSDESHGIDGVRLASSWGFNLTLAPEQAQLPHIKRGTYGHVDLATSLLDYFALPIPMALGGRSLYRDYDSGREMIAYTNGMLRYHNGQGVFTECDFQQRCRRYASEGFIADQARYLGPGENLLGQQIGALAGVLDQSLLQTPLNLRYQFGGPSPIQLRKRIDDDWADNLIGAQYLEMPGGSHTRVRVKVRSLDPEHAAYIQLKAKQLEQDVPLGLPEEVKVTADEPLEMEFSFDNPTERKAFSFHLLGYGGGQVEVSDFSVITALPGEDEPVDELVEGPIAHSG, via the coding sequence GTGAAGAACCTGTCAGACCACTCTCGCGTCCGGTTGGTCGCCTTGGCGAGCCTGGTGCTGGTGATCCCGCTGGGGACGCGCGCCATGCTGGGTTGGTCAAACCCGCTCGGTTACCTGTCCGACCTGGCCCTTGGCAGCCTGCTGGTGTTGCTGCTGCACCGCCGGCCTTGGTGGCTGGCCCTGCCCGTGCTGCTGGCGTGGGCAGCTCTGTGGGTGGCTTCAGCCGAACTGGTGAGCGCGGTAGGCCGGTTGCCCACCAGCGCCGACTTGGCGTACTTGGCGGACCCGCAATTCATGGAGAATTCGACCGGCGGCGGCCTGGCCCATGCCTGGCTGCCGTGGGCCCTCGGGGACGGCCTGCTGGCTTGGCTGGCCATTGCCTGGCGCAGCCGCGCTCACCGCGGCCAAGCGCTACCGCGCAAGGCCTGGGCCGTTCCACTGCTGCTGTTTGGCACCCATTGGGGCAGCCAGCAACTGGCACCGTCGGACGCCGACCAATGGCGGCAATACAACCTCACCCACCAGCTGTTGTCCGCCAGTGCAGGCAATTTGCAGCGCCAGGTCGAAGGCTGGTTGGGCCAGACGCAAACCTTCACGCCGCTGCCCAGCAGTGGCCTGACCCAGTCCGACCTGCATGGCCAGCGCCTGCTGGCCGGGCCTGGCAATGCCCGCAACTTGCTGCTCATCACCGTCGAAGGCATCCCCGGCGCCTACCTGCAGGCCAACCGCCAGGCCCTGCACAGCCGCTTTGACGAAAACCTGATGCCCAAGCTCAGCCAGTGGGCCGAGCGCGGCATGAACACCCCCGATTACGTGCTGCACACCCACCAGACCATCCGTGGCCTGTACGCCATGCTCTGTGGTGACTACGACAAGTTGGCCAACGGCACGCCCAAGGGCGTCGAGCTGCTGACCCAGAACGAACGCAACCAGGCCTGCCTGCCGGCACAGTTGCGCCAGGCCGGCTTCACCACCCACTACCTGCAAGGCGCCGGCCTGCGTTTCATGGCCAAAGACCGCATCATGCCGCACATCGGCTTTGATGCGGTGCACGGCCTGGAGTGGTTCAGCAACCAGAACTACCTGGATTTCCCCTGGGGCAAGGACGACCGGGCCTTCTTCGAAGGTGCGCTGGACTACGTCGGCCAGTTGCAAAAGCAGGGCCAGCCCTGGATGCTGACCCTGCTCACCGTGGGCACCCACCAGCCGTACTCGGCGCCAGCCGAATACCTCGAGCGCTTCGACACGCCTAAACAGGCGGCCGTTGCCTACCTGGACGACGCGCTCGGGGCGTTCCTCGACAACCTCGAACGCCAGGGCGTGCTCAAGGACACCCTGGTGGTGGTCACCTCCGATGAGTCCCACGGCATCGATGGTGTGCGCCTGGCCTCGTCCTGGGGCTTCAACCTCACCCTGGCCCCGGAGCAGGCGCAGCTGCCGCACATCAAGCGTGGCACCTATGGCCATGTCGACCTGGCCACCTCCCTGCTCGACTACTTTGCCCTGCCTATTCCAATGGCGCTCGGCGGCCGCTCGCTGTACCGCGACTACGACAGCGGTCGCGAAATGATCGCCTATACCAACGGCATGTTGCGTTACCACAACGGCCAGGGCGTGTTCACCGAATGCGACTTCCAGCAGCGTTGCCGGCGTTACGCCAGCGAGGGTTTCATCGCCGACCAGGCGCGCTACCTTGGCCCCGGTGAAAACCTGCTCGGCCAGCAGATCGGTGCACTGGCCGGGGTGCTCGACCAGTCCCTGCTGCAAACGCCACTCAACCTGCGCTACCAGTTTGGCGGCCCTTCGCCGATACAGCTGCGCAAGCGCATTGACGATGACTGGGCCGACAACCTGATTGGCGCCCAGTACCTGGAAATGCCGGGGGGCTCGCATACCCGCGTGCGGGTCAAGGTACGCTCGCTGGACCCTGAGCACGCGGCCTATATCCAGCTCAAGGCCAAGCAGTTGGAGCAAGATGTGCCTTTGGGCTTGCCGGAGGAAGTGAAAGTGACCGCTGACGAGCCGCTGGAAATGGAGTTCAGCTTCGACAACCCAACCGAGCGCAAGGCGTTTTCCTTCCATTTACTGGGCTATGGCGGTGGCCAGGTGGAAGTCAGTGACTTCAGCGTCATCACAGCGCTGCCGGGGGAAGATGAGCCGGTGGATGAACTGGTCGAAGGTCCTATCGCCCATTCGGGTTAA
- a CDS encoding thioredoxin family protein has translation MSTSESRHPVVSRSQWLAARQQLWLHEKAFTHHRDALAAARRALPWVKVERDYRFHGADGELSMADLFAGRSQLLVYHFMFAEGWSEGCPGCSFLADHFDAANLHLAHHDVSLVAVSRAPYDEFQAFRRRMGWQFPWYSSNGSGFNEDFGVSVASEGQRQYNYEPYDGSESELPGLSAFYREPDGSVYHTYSTYARGLDILVNTYNFLDIAPLGRNESGTMDWVRHHDRYAQQPDKPHCCHT, from the coding sequence ATGAGCACGAGCGAAAGCAGGCACCCGGTGGTTTCCCGCAGCCAGTGGCTGGCGGCCCGACAGCAATTGTGGCTGCACGAAAAGGCCTTTACCCACCACCGCGACGCGCTGGCCGCAGCCCGTCGCGCCCTTCCATGGGTCAAGGTCGAGCGCGACTATCGCTTCCACGGAGCAGACGGCGAGCTGAGCATGGCCGACCTGTTCGCGGGGCGCAGCCAGCTGCTGGTTTACCACTTCATGTTCGCCGAGGGCTGGAGCGAAGGTTGCCCCGGTTGCTCGTTTTTGGCCGACCACTTTGACGCTGCCAACCTGCACCTGGCCCACCACGACGTGTCGTTGGTGGCGGTGTCACGGGCACCGTATGACGAATTCCAGGCCTTCCGCCGGCGCATGGGCTGGCAGTTCCCCTGGTACTCATCGAACGGCAGTGGCTTCAACGAGGACTTCGGTGTCAGTGTTGCCAGTGAGGGCCAGCGGCAATACAACTATGAGCCATATGACGGCAGTGAAAGCGAGTTGCCCGGGTTGAGTGCGTTCTACCGTGAGCCGGATGGCAGTGTGTACCACACCTATTCAACCTATGCCCGCGGGTTGGATATCCTGGTCAACACCTACAACTTCCTCGACATTGCGCCACTGGGGCGCAACGAAAGTGGAACCATGGACTGGGTGCGGCACCATGACCGCTATGCCCAGCAGCCAGACAAGCCTCACTGCTGCCACACCTGA
- the ureG gene encoding urease accessory protein UreG, with product MQSYQQPLRVGVGGPVGSGKTALLEALCKAMRDHYQIAVVTNDIYTKEDQRILTEAGALEPERIVGVETGGCPHTAIREDASMNLAAVEALARKFGNLEVIFVESGGDNLSATFSPELADLTIYVIDVAEGEKIPRKGGPGITKSDFLVINKTDLAPYVGASLEVMASDTQRMRPQRPWTFSNLKKGEGLQAVIDFIVERGMLGVRN from the coding sequence ATGCAAAGCTATCAACAACCCCTGCGCGTCGGTGTCGGCGGCCCAGTCGGCTCTGGCAAGACTGCACTGCTCGAAGCCCTGTGCAAGGCCATGCGCGATCACTACCAGATCGCCGTGGTTACCAACGACATTTACACCAAGGAAGACCAGCGCATCCTTACCGAAGCCGGCGCCCTGGAGCCGGAGCGCATTGTTGGCGTGGAAACTGGCGGCTGCCCACACACGGCGATTCGGGAAGACGCTTCGATGAACCTGGCGGCAGTCGAAGCGCTGGCGCGCAAGTTTGGCAACCTTGAGGTGATTTTCGTCGAGAGCGGCGGCGACAACCTGAGCGCCACCTTCAGCCCAGAGCTGGCGGACCTGACCATCTACGTGATCGATGTGGCCGAGGGCGAGAAAATCCCGCGCAAGGGCGGCCCGGGCATTACCAAATCGGACTTTTTGGTGATCAATAAAACTGACCTGGCGCCCTATGTGGGGGCCTCGCTGGAAGTGATGGCGAGCGATACCCAGCGCATGCGCCCGCAGCGGCCGTGGACCTTCAGCAACTTGAAGAAGGGCGAGGGGCTGCAGGCGGTGATCGACTTCATCGTCGAGCGCGGCATGTTGGGGGTACGCAACTGA
- a CDS encoding urease accessory protein UreF: MNSDLALLRLLQLASPGLPVGGFTYSQGLEWAVEAGWVRGVDGFAAWQREQLDDTLAGLDWPVLARLYRACQAEDVAAFERWSRFLLANRETAELRLEELQRGAALARLLDGWQLGQAPAWRANLELTQLGGMAWLAAHWAIPLRQLALGHGFAWLEGAVMAGVKLVPFGQQAAQTLLRDLSAGLPAALDQALALDDDQLGGGLPMLAIASSRHETQYTRLFRS, encoded by the coding sequence ATGAACAGCGACCTGGCGTTACTGCGCCTGCTGCAGCTGGCCAGCCCCGGCTTGCCGGTGGGTGGCTTCACCTACTCGCAAGGCTTGGAATGGGCGGTCGAGGCGGGCTGGGTACGCGGCGTAGACGGTTTCGCTGCCTGGCAGCGCGAGCAGCTCGACGACACCCTGGCCGGCCTTGACTGGCCGGTGCTGGCGCGCCTGTATCGCGCCTGCCAAGCCGAAGACGTTGCAGCCTTCGAGCGGTGGAGCCGGTTTTTGCTGGCCAACCGCGAAACCGCCGAGCTGCGCCTGGAAGAGCTGCAGCGCGGCGCGGCGCTGGCGCGGCTACTCGATGGTTGGCAACTGGGCCAGGCACCGGCCTGGCGCGCCAACCTGGAACTCACCCAGTTGGGCGGCATGGCTTGGTTGGCTGCGCACTGGGCTATCCCGTTGCGCCAACTGGCTTTGGGCCATGGCTTTGCCTGGCTGGAGGGCGCGGTGATGGCCGGGGTCAAGCTGGTGCCGTTCGGCCAACAGGCTGCCCAGACCTTACTGCGCGACCTGAGTGCTGGTTTGCCCGCGGCCCTCGACCAGGCGCTGGCCTTGGACGACGACCAACTCGGCGGTGGCCTGCCAATGTTGGCGATTGCTTCATCACGTCACGAAACCCAATACACCCGTTTGTTCCGTTCTTGA
- a CDS encoding HupE/UreJ family protein: MKKTFALFLLMLALPAFAHPGHDSNPLQDGLLHPLTGLDHLLMLLGTGVLAALSRRSLTLPLATLAAMFGGAVCGHLFGDVLGMETLIAVSLLVVAGAVLLPSRQRLLAMAMPVFALFHGWAHGVEATPSAFWQFSAGFVMVSGLLLAAGFAVGCLLRRHSRLQQAFGGGLLAGAAVVLAG; encoded by the coding sequence ATGAAAAAGACTTTCGCCCTGTTTCTGCTGATGCTGGCGCTGCCAGCCTTTGCCCACCCCGGGCATGACAGCAATCCGCTGCAAGATGGCCTGCTGCACCCGTTGACCGGCCTTGACCACCTGCTGATGCTGTTGGGCACCGGGGTGCTCGCCGCGCTGAGCAGGCGCAGCCTGACGCTGCCTCTGGCAACCCTGGCAGCGATGTTCGGTGGCGCGGTGTGTGGCCACCTGTTTGGCGATGTGCTGGGCATGGAAACGCTGATTGCCGTGTCGCTGCTGGTGGTTGCCGGGGCCGTGCTGCTGCCCAGCCGGCAACGGCTGTTGGCCATGGCCATGCCGGTGTTCGCCCTGTTCCATGGCTGGGCCCATGGTGTGGAGGCCACGCCAAGCGCGTTCTGGCAATTCAGCGCCGGGTTCGTCATGGTCAGCGGCCTGTTGCTGGCGGCTGGTTTCGCGGTGGGTTGCCTGTTGCGTCGGCACAGCCGCCTGCAGCAAGCCTTTGGTGGCGGCCTGCTGGCCGGCGCCGCAGTGGTACTGGCCGGCTGA
- the ureE gene encoding urease accessory protein UreE produces MIVLTRRITEPGTRAETGTVTLDVDSRIKSRLRVTLDDGREAGLLLERGHLLRGGELLADAEGSQLIRVLAAAEAVSTVHCTDPHLLARAAYHLGNRHVPLQIEPGLLRFQHDHVLDDMLRGLGLTVHAEQAPFEPEAGAYQSAPHSHSHAHGHDHPFVRLPAHS; encoded by the coding sequence ATGATTGTCTTGACCCGCCGTATCACCGAGCCCGGCACCCGTGCCGAAACTGGCACCGTCACCTTGGATGTGGACAGCCGCATCAAGAGCCGCCTGCGGGTAACCCTCGACGATGGCCGCGAAGCTGGGCTGTTGCTCGAACGCGGCCACCTGCTGCGCGGCGGTGAACTGCTGGCCGATGCCGAGGGCAGCCAACTGATCCGCGTGCTGGCGGCGGCCGAAGCGGTGTCCACGGTGCACTGCACCGACCCGCACCTGCTGGCGCGCGCGGCCTATCACCTGGGTAACCGCCATGTGCCGCTGCAGATCGAGCCCGGCCTGTTGCGCTTCCAGCACGACCATGTGCTGGACGACATGCTGCGCGGCCTGGGCTTGACCGTACACGCCGAGCAGGCGCCGTTCGAGCCTGAGGCGGGTGCCTACCAGAGCGCGCCGCACAGCCATAGCCATGCCCACGGCCACGATCACCCGTTCGTGCGCCTGCCTGCCCATTCCTGA
- the ureC gene encoding urease subunit alpha gives MSRISRRAYADMFGPTVGDRVRLADTALWVAVEKDFTVYGEEVKFGGGKVIRDGMGQGQMLAAEAMDLVLTNALIIDHWGIVKADIGIKHGRIAVIGKAGNPDVQPGVNVPVGPGTEVIAAEGKIVTAGGVDSHIHFICPQQVEEALNSGVTTFIGGGTGPATGTNATTCTPGPWYLARMLQAADSLPINIGLLGKGNASRPEALREQVAAGAVGLKLHEDWGSTPAAIDCCLGVAEEMDIQVAIHTDTLNESGCIEDTLAAIGDRTIHTFHTEGAGGGHAPDIIRAAGQANVLPSSTNPTLPYTVNTVDEHLDMLMVCHHLDPSIAEDVAFAESRIRRETIAAEDILHDMGAFAMTSSDSQAMGRVGEVVLRTWQVAHQMKLRRGPLAPDTAYSDNFRVKRYIAKYTINPALTHGIGHEVGSVEVGKLADLVLWAPAFFAVKPALVIKGGMIVTAPMGDINGSIPTPQPVHYRPMFGALGAARHTTRMTFLPQAAIDRGLAAELNLRSLIGVAHGCRRVRKPDMVHNTLQPLIEVDAQTYQVRADGELLVCEPARELPLAQRYFLF, from the coding sequence ATGAGCCGAATTTCCCGCCGGGCCTATGCCGACATGTTCGGCCCCACCGTGGGCGACCGCGTGCGCCTGGCCGACACTGCGCTGTGGGTAGCCGTGGAGAAGGACTTCACGGTATATGGCGAAGAGGTCAAGTTTGGCGGCGGCAAGGTTATCCGCGATGGCATGGGCCAGGGCCAGATGCTGGCCGCCGAAGCCATGGACTTGGTCCTGACCAATGCCCTGATCATCGACCACTGGGGCATCGTCAAGGCCGATATCGGCATCAAGCACGGGCGTATCGCCGTGATCGGCAAGGCCGGCAACCCCGACGTGCAGCCCGGCGTCAACGTGCCGGTGGGCCCCGGCACCGAAGTGATCGCGGCCGAAGGCAAGATCGTCACCGCCGGTGGCGTCGACTCGCATATCCATTTCATTTGCCCGCAGCAGGTGGAGGAGGCGCTGAACAGCGGCGTCACCACCTTCATTGGCGGCGGCACCGGGCCGGCCACCGGCACCAACGCCACCACCTGCACGCCCGGCCCTTGGTACCTGGCGCGCATGCTCCAGGCGGCCGACAGCCTGCCGATCAACATCGGCTTGCTGGGCAAGGGCAATGCTTCGCGCCCTGAAGCGCTGCGCGAGCAGGTCGCAGCCGGTGCCGTTGGCCTCAAGCTGCACGAAGACTGGGGTTCGACACCGGCGGCCATCGACTGCTGCTTGGGCGTGGCCGAAGAAATGGACATCCAGGTGGCGATTCACACCGACACCCTCAACGAGTCGGGCTGCATCGAAGACACCTTGGCGGCCATTGGCGACCGTACCATCCACACCTTCCATACCGAAGGGGCCGGTGGCGGCCATGCGCCCGACATCATTCGCGCGGCGGGGCAGGCCAACGTCTTGCCGTCCTCGACCAACCCCACCCTGCCATACACCGTCAACACTGTGGACGAGCACCTGGACATGCTCATGGTCTGCCACCACCTGGACCCAAGCATCGCCGAGGACGTGGCCTTCGCCGAATCGCGCATCCGCCGCGAAACCATCGCTGCCGAGGACATCCTCCACGACATGGGCGCCTTTGCCATGACCTCGTCCGATTCCCAGGCCATGGGCCGGGTCGGCGAGGTGGTGCTGCGGACCTGGCAGGTCGCCCACCAGATGAAGCTGCGCCGCGGGCCACTGGCGCCGGACACAGCCTACAGCGACAACTTCCGGGTCAAGCGCTACATCGCCAAGTACACCATCAACCCGGCGTTGACCCACGGCATCGGCCACGAGGTAGGTTCGGTGGAGGTGGGCAAGCTGGCCGACTTGGTGCTCTGGGCGCCGGCGTTCTTTGCGGTCAAGCCGGCCCTGGTGATCAAGGGCGGCATGATAGTCACCGCGCCCATGGGCGATATCAACGGCTCCATCCCCACGCCGCAACCGGTGCATTACCGGCCCATGTTCGGCGCCTTGGGCGCAGCGCGGCATACCACGCGCATGACCTTCCTGCCGCAAGCGGCGATAGACCGTGGCCTGGCCGCGGAGCTGAACCTGCGCAGCTTGATCGGGGTGGCCCACGGCTGCCGCCGAGTGCGCAAACCCGACATGGTGCACAACACCCTGCAGCCGCTGATCGAGGTGGATGCGCAGACCTACCAGGTGCGTGCCGATGGCGAGCTGCTGGTTTGCGAGCCGGCCCGCGAACTGCCGCTGGCCCAGCGTTATTTCCTGTTCTGA